A window of Synechococcus sp. WH 8109 genomic DNA:
GCAGGCATCCCGCCAGGGGGCTGCCGAATTCCTTCATCACATTGCCCAGTTCCTCCTGCTGTTTCTGAGGATTGTTGGCGTACCGGCTTTTGATCTCAGCCTGACGTTTCTGAATCACCGGTTGGGCGATGCGCATGCGCCGAGCGCTGCGAATCGATCCTGCGCTCAGGGGGTAGAGCGCGATCCGGATCACAAGGGTGAGGGCGACGATGGCCAGGCCATAGCTCGGAACCAACCCATAGAAGAAGTCCAGGATTGGAATCAGCAGGTTGTCGGAGATGTATCCGATCACGTTGAAGAAACGGGGGGGGCGGGACGTTGTGAGGCCAGTGTGCATGAACAGCTGCACTCAGGCGGCGAAACCTTCAGTGGTTTTCTCTTGGGCTTTCGCCGCACGGCTGCTGATGCGTTCGAGGATGTAAGCCTCAACTTCCCGGAATCGGGGCATCGAGCGCAGTTCGAGCCTGGCGCCGTCCTTGAGCACCAACACCATGTCTCCCCAGGCACCGAAGCCCCGGGGCACGGTGCGCACTTCGCTGATCTGTGAATACACCACCTGGGTTTTGTCTTTGCCCATCCAGCCCCCCGTCACCGAGATGCGGCGACTGGTGATGCGGAAGCGCAGCCAAAGGGCCCGAACAACGGCTCCGATGGTGAAGGGAAGGCCGATCAGCGTGAAGCCAAGCAGGATGTTGAAGATCAGATCCCCGCGGGCTGGTCCACCGTCGTAGTGGATATCTTCCTGAATGCTGGTCATGGATCCAGTCCGGCGCTTCTCAGAAGACTGTCGCATTCTTCGAGCAACTGTGTGGGTTCGGCTTCCGCGGCTTCGGGGCGAAGGCTGATCAGCAACCACAGGCCCGCCAAATCGTTTCGCTCTTCAAAACGTTGACGCAGGTGGTCATGCAGAAGTCGCCTGAGCCGGTTCCGCTTGACGGAACGCTTGCTCACCTTGTTGCTGATCACCAGGGCGCAGCGGCAGGTTTTTTCCTGGATGCCCCGCAACTCCCGGCGAAGCAAGTTGGAATCACCTGCAGCAACGCGCAGAACCATCAAGGTTCCGTGTTGGCGCTTGGAGGACCGGTGCAAACGGTTGAAGCATCGATGCCCGCGCAATCGCATGGAGGCGGGAAGGACCATCAACCAATCCTGTTTAGGGATGTCGAGGCTGGGATGAATCCTCTGGATTCATCCCACGCCATCAAGCGGCGAGGCGGGCGCGGCCGCGCTTGCGACGCGTGCGGATCACACGGCGGCCGGTGTGTGAGCGCATCCGTACACGGAAACCCGAGACGCGCTTCCTCTTGCGGTTTGTTCCCCCGAGGGTGCGCTTGGTCATGGACGTCTCCTGGCTACCGGCCGATCTGAATCTGGGATTTTATCAGTCAGTCCACATCGATCAGCCAGCTGCCGCGGTAGCCGGACATCGGCACATCGCCTGGGGCCTGCACCAGAGCGTTGAACTGATACATGCGCTTCCCCTGGGGATTGAACAGCTTGATGTGAAGTGAGTAGTCCCCGTCTGAAGGCAGCGGCGTGTCGGGGAAGACCACGATTTCTGTTTGGTCTTTGTTGACCTCGATCACCGCCGGGATCTCTTCGAGGCATTTGCTGCGACTCGTCATGCTGCCAACGCTGGTGCGGCAAATGCGCATGCGGTGGGGCTTGAGCTTGGAGTCGAAGTAGTCCGGAACGGTGACGGTGAGTTTGAGAATCGCGGTCTTGCGGTCCTTTTCGCGCAGTGTGAGATACCACTCTGAGCGGTCGTTTTCGATGCTGGAGCTTTGGTAGTAGTACAGCTTCCGGTAGTCACGGTCGTTGTCCCAGCGGAATTCCATCAACCCCGGTGTGCCCTGGGCGTGGGCGATCTGCTCGGGAGCTCCAGTGAGTGCTGAGCCCATTAATAGAGCTGCAGCGGTGCCGGCTCCAGCAAGCAAGCGTCTGATGGTGGAACGGGCCATAGGAAGAATCTTGTTGATGGGATTCTCCTGAGTCCAACCACGGGGCGGTGATCTCAGGGGTCGGAGGCTGATCTGTCAGTTGTGACCAGATCTATCTGGACGGAGCCGCTGCGCGTCGCCCTGATAAGGGTGCACGGGTTGCTGGTCTTGTGGGATCCAGGCGTGGGCCAGAACACGGATGCAGCGGGGGAGGTCGCCATTAACAGCCATTTGCTGGCAATCCAGCAAAGCCACCGTGTCCCAGCCGGGCCGCCGTCGTGCAATGGCCGCCGGGAAACAGGCGTCGAGATCGGCGGTGACCGAGAAGGTCACCGACACCAGTTGGTCGGGGGTCAGACCATTGCGATCGACAAGGGCGTCCATCAAGGCGCTGACCGCTAAATGGATGGCCTCCGTGCTGTTCTCCGTGCAGGTGGTGGCCCCGCGCAGGCCTCTTAGAACAAGGGGTGAGCTGGTCATGGGCGGTACAGCCAAAGCACCTGACCGCTCCCCATCAATTCAATCGAGAGTCGCTGCTGCAGTTGATGCAGGAGTTGGGATCCCGGTAGCAAGCCACTGAGTTTGCGGCGTTGCTTGCCCAGAGTGACGGGGCGAATGTCGTCTGCGTCGAGATCGGCCAGTTGCGCCGCGAGGCGACGGGCATGGTCTTCGTCGCCGAGTTCATCCACCAAGCCCAGCGCCTGTGCCTGTTCTCCGCTGAACACTCGTCCATCGGCGAAGCACTTCACCGTCTCCAGCTCAAGGTTTCGCCCCCGCGCCACAACACCAACGAACTGGCCATAGCTGCTGTCGATCAGCTCCTGAAGCAATGCACGTTCGGCATCGCTCAGCGGACGATCCGGGGAAAGGATGTCCTTGAACGGACCGCTCTTCACCGTGTCGAAGCGAATCCCGATCTTTTCGAACA
This region includes:
- a CDS encoding PH domain-containing protein, encoding MTSIQEDIHYDGGPARGDLIFNILLGFTLIGLPFTIGAVVRALWLRFRITSRRISVTGGWMGKDKTQVVYSQISEVRTVPRGFGAWGDMVLVLKDGARLELRSMPRFREVEAYILERISSRAAKAQEKTTEGFAA
- a CDS encoding ribonuclease P protein component; this encodes MVLPASMRLRGHRCFNRLHRSSKRQHGTLMVLRVAAGDSNLLRRELRGIQEKTCRCALVISNKVSKRSVKRNRLRRLLHDHLRQRFEERNDLAGLWLLISLRPEAAEAEPTQLLEECDSLLRSAGLDP
- the rpmH gene encoding 50S ribosomal protein L34, producing the protein MTKRTLGGTNRKRKRVSGFRVRMRSHTGRRVIRTRRKRGRARLAA
- a CDS encoding DUF2808 domain-containing protein, with protein sequence MARSTIRRLLAGAGTAAALLMGSALTGAPEQIAHAQGTPGLMEFRWDNDRDYRKLYYYQSSSIENDRSEWYLTLREKDRKTAILKLTVTVPDYFDSKLKPHRMRICRTSVGSMTSRSKCLEEIPAVIEVNKDQTEIVVFPDTPLPSDGDYSLHIKLFNPQGKRMYQFNALVQAPGDVPMSGYRGSWLIDVD
- the aroH gene encoding chorismate mutase, which codes for MTSSPLVLRGLRGATTCTENSTEAIHLAVSALMDALVDRNGLTPDQLVSVTFSVTADLDACFPAAIARRRPGWDTVALLDCQQMAVNGDLPRCIRVLAHAWIPQDQQPVHPYQGDAQRLRPDRSGHN
- the sppA gene encoding signal peptide peptidase SppA; protein product: MIWPWRRKSRRRMARIVVDGPITGDTRKRVLKALREVKRREFPALLLRIDSPGGTVGDSQEIHAALLRLREQGCRVVASFGNISASGGVYIGVAAEKIVANPGTITGSIGVILRGNDLSRVFEKIGIRFDTVKSGPFKDILSPDRPLSDAERALLQELIDSSYGQFVGVVARGRNLELETVKCFADGRVFSGEQAQALGLVDELGDEDHARRLAAQLADLDADDIRPVTLGKQRRKLSGLLPGSQLLHQLQQRLSIELMGSGQVLWLYRP